Below is a window of Perca fluviatilis chromosome 6, GENO_Pfluv_1.0, whole genome shotgun sequence DNA.
TGGGGCATATGCCACcattattaatgttaaagatggagcaggtcagcactttatttAAAGGGCCACCAACATGAAGAAGTCATGTTTAGTTAATCATGATTACAACACTACAATTCTGTTTCTTTAACCTGTCACTTTAACTACAGATTTATTAAATGCATTATCAACTAAGACAATTTTACacaataacattttttatttgatgtattttactttttttttacaacatggAACATTTAGCAACAGTGGGTCGCAGTAATGGTcaaggatctacagcagtgtgAAGTTTTCCTTGGGCTCACTGAACCTTCCTCACTGGAAGTCTTGTCTGCTCCACCCACCTCTCTGCCAGCTGTCTTTTACGCTGGAAAGTGACAGTAAAATACTGGTGAGGTATGTTGTTCAACTGATGAAGAGTAACCACAGTAGGCCATTGTGTATTCCTAAAACCTGCACCACATAAGAATGAGGGCTGCATCTGTCCCTGATGATACACTGAGATATTTAGCTTACTGTTGTGGCATCAGGTTTACTTTAAAAAGCTACGCAAGTTTCCTCTCAGTGGTTACTGCAGCACCCCTAAGGGTGGAGTCAGGTGTATAGAAAGTTTGGTACCAACACAAATGTTTGTTATGACATAAAGGTTTTTTGCTAAATGTTAAAGGTGCAACTGCTAGTGACCCACAACTACAAGTTCACAACACATTCTTTGCTaaaaggagctgcagcattcGTTTGTCTGTGCTATGTGCATTCTAAAACTAAAGCAGACAAATATTGTGATGTACATGGCTCTTAATAACATTAGTGCAGTTTAAAAATTACTGAGTAAAATACACTGTAAACCTTTGATGTAAGTATACAGCTAAAATCTCACATTATCTtgctgttttaatgttatacaggatcatactgtaaatggtaatgcattctgggagaaaagAATATTACAGCACTATCTGTGAATGTTACAGATTACAGTTATTTACTGTTAATACcaatgcatcttgggaaaataaaggaaaaggcgggaattacactgcagccagtatattactgtaaattcaaataATACAGTAAGAAACTGTATATCTATTTACAGTATAATAccttaaaatgtaaaaacagtatgcaaactgtaaataaacagtagtttactgGCTAGGCTGCTGCCAGTATAATACTGTAGATTTACGGTGAAAAGTTTTACAGTGATATCAGTTATGGACCATGAGAATAAGCAGCAAAATGTCCTTACagaatcaaaagtaaaagtaattcaTATGCTTGCCCCGTTTTCAGAGTGCATGTACACTATATATAATTGCATTACTACTACTGATATgaacagtattttattttgtagctaTTCAAATTGGTGCTAATTTTAACTACTCCATATATTATTAGGATATTTAGGAATATCACAGTTCACATCCTATTTATTTAAGTGGATTATAGGTTTTGTGAAGTATAATacagtatttctctctgaaaggtAGTGGAGTAACAGTatgaagtagcataaaatggaagtCATCAAGTAAAATATTATTACCTCAAAAGTACAGTAAAtaagttactttccaccatgGTCTTTGGTGTAAATTGTGGTAATATGTTACCTTTTGGGAGGACGTTTTTCTCAAAGTATCCCGGCATGTTCATGTTGCCAGCTGGCCGGTACTGCCCAACCACAAAGACCTTGTGGCCATCAGTGGCCATGCCCACACCCAGTTCTTTGCTGTCTTTCCACACCACCTGAGTAAAATGACCTGCAGGAGGAAACACAGCAGTGGGGTACTATCTTCCAATGTGTTATTCACTGCATAATATAACATCTGAACCTGAACATAAATACAATTACAGAGCAGTAGTAGTAACTAACTTATGGCGTAATCTTTAAGTAGATAATAAAGACCAGTCATAGGTTTAGACATAATTTCCCATTTACTTgagtgtccaaacttttgactggtactgtacatATTTTAGGGATGCAGATATACACATGTATTATTGATTCAcacatttcaaatgtatttatatttacaaaCTTCTTAGAACTCATCATGATGTGGGTTGAGTTTTACCAGTATTGCTGCTGAATCCAGGGCGGCTCCAGTTGTAATTCTTGATCTCACTGTACCACGAATCTACAGCTTCTTTCCCTAAAACATGGAGgagacaaaaataaatgaacataATATGAACATTTAAATTGGTAGTTGAAGTTTGAGCTTCATAGCCTAAACAGAGTTGCTCTAAAGGCAGATAGTTGGATTTGAACTGCAGTTGGTGAAGGACAGTTTAgcccaggggtgtcaaacaaaCGGCCCGTGGGCCAGAACCGGCCCGCCAAGgggtccaatcaggcccactggatgactttgcaaagtgtgaaaattgcagAGAAGTAATTCACTCCAATTCCAAATTTACAACTTTAATCACAGAGAATATCGGAGTTCTTTTTCCGTAAATTTATGACTTTAATcctataaattattatttattttttttctctcgggtctgtaacattattattttttcatacaatggccttagaacgctgtcgtagcagaagcaacttgtgtttgccaacatcaagctgacaagaaaaTCTGTGGCAGATAAAGTTTCAGATCTTTCTGGAGTGGTTTACTGGTCTGGCCCACTTCAGATAAGATTAGGGGGATGTAGCCCATGAACTAAAATTAGTTTGACACCCCTCGGTTAGCTGCTATCGCAAAGTAGCGATTTTCCTAAAAAAACCTAATAGAAATGGCAACATTATTTCTCAAAATTACAGGTGGGTGGTAATTGGTAAAACATACTGGAGACAGTAGAATAAGTACAGAAGAGTGATACATTCAGAGAAAGGTCTTGGGTCTCTAATTCACCTGTCAGTTTAAGGGTTGCTGAGCTCCACATATTGTAGATGTTCTCTCCGTCCTGAGTTTTACTGTGTTGCAGGGCGTTGATTGCCAGCAGGTGATTGGCCCATTTCTGAGCTGAAGCAGACAGCTCGCTGCTAAGGGTCATCTTTGGCGTGTTGTGCTTCAGCCTGTAGGCATTGTGGGTTTCCAGGAACTCCCGCTGAAAGCTTGCATCTGTAGAGAAATCAATCGATATCAATTGATAAGCTTTTACTGCTTAgaggaaacattttttttaaacattgtggATGTAGACATGATGAATCCTGCCCTGTGATGATATATTATGGAAAGCTGTGGAAAATATTTCCTGAGCAGACAAAGCACTAACCTGCCATTGTGCATGTGGTTATGAAGGCTGAAATGAAATAAGAACAgagtttaaaatttaaaaataaccctaaccctaataacACAAAAATACAGAGTGAAAAAATAACCATAAAATCCAATAAAGTATTAAACGTTAGCGTGGTGGTGATGAAAGGAATAATTTCATACAGTCATGACTGCAGTGATCTCCAGCACTTACCTGGTTCAGGGTCTGGAGGGATGTCCTGTGAAGATACAGTTCCCTTTGCTGTCTTGAAGTCAGTATTTATGAGAAAGACCTCTCCCTCCTCGTCGATGCGTAGGAGGAGACAGATACCCAGCCCTTGCCTGTAATTATTTCATTGTGCCACCATCCTTTTTGAAAATGACTCAGCATTGTTGTTTTCAGGATGATCCATATTCTTCACATGCTAATTCTGAAAGCCATTAGTAAAGGAATAATAATAGCGAAACAAAAGAAGGAGATAGGCGTTTTGCCAAAGAAAACATGTAAACAGAGAGCAGATGAGTACTGCTAGGTGCTGTCAAACAGGTTGTGGCCACGTCCCCTCCTGTAAAGAAtggatttctttctctctcttgcccTCCAGCAGCATCCGCCGAGTTGAGACCTGAAATAAACATAGTCAAACAGAAGACTTCAAACACACATGGATTTTATCAAGTCACTAATAAAACAATACTTCTAGGCCCCATGCTTATGTTTACCACAAATCCAGCAAATGTCTTTCTAACCACAGTGACATGAGTTGCTCACAACAACGCTTCACTGCAGACTCCCATTCTGAAAATCACATCATCAGAAGTGACACTCTTATGTAGGTGTGGTTTTGTGTTGCTAGTGAATTTTGACACCAACTGAAAAAGTTTGCCCTTCAGTAGAAGGGTTAAGGCTGTGTTTTTGGCTGTCAGTCATCCAAACGTCATCCAACAATGCACACAGATAAAagatggaaatactcaagtacagtGCAGGTACTTAAAAAATGTACTTTAGTACAGTACTCGAGTAAACATAATTAGTTGatttccaccactgcatttttACATTACAACATGAGAATTTAGTTATAAAaagcagtcacacacacaaacacacaacatcaaAAAAAGAACTTCTCAGAGGAACTGATGttttttaggggtccaagcccgagggggcatgggaaccgcGTAATGCAATGCATCGCGGTTCACAGCTCCAAtggagcgtggaaccctattgtttttctactgattattaggggtccaagcccgagggggcaagggaaccgcgtgttgcaagggaaccgcgtgttgcaaggcaacgcggttcacactccagcggagcgtggaaccctattgtttttctaaggatttttattattttccattattcttctccgcctaaaactccgactgcagcctaaactgtacatggtggggggt
It encodes the following:
- the LOC120561256 gene encoding Golgi-associated plant pathogenesis-related protein 1-like, with the translated sequence MADASFQREFLETHNAYRLKHNTPKMTLSSELSASAQKWANHLLAINALQHSKTQDGENIYNMWSSATLKLTGKEAVDSWYSEIKNYNWSRPGFSSNTGHFTQVVWKDSKELGVGMATDGHKVFVVGQYRPAGNMNMPGYFEKNVLPKA